The genomic stretch AAGCAGTAAAACCTTATAATCTTAATAATAATTTGTCAGACTTGATGCATGAAAAAATTGCTGAAGATTTCTATAATAAACTGCTATCTGGACTTAATGATATGTTTAAAGATGATAAAACAGACACAAAAAAGATGTTTGAAAGTATGATATTAGAAACACCTCTTCGTTCATTGGCAACTATGAGCTGCGGGCTTATTACTAGAAACGATATAGAGAAACTTCTAAATACTTTAAATAGTTAATTTTATTGATATAAATACAATTCAATTACTAGTTAATTATTAGTAATTGCATTGTATTTATATTATATCTATAAATTATTTTTTTTAATATTTATATTCACTAACATTTATCTCACGCTCTCGCCTTCTATAAACTCATAATTAATATACAAAACTTTTCTCACTTGCACTTTATTAATCAAATCTATCAATGTATTTGCGGCACATATACCAGCATTAAGAGAATCAAATTTTATTGTAGAAAGTCTAGGCTCTATAATCTCATCAATTTCATAACCGCCGAATGATATTACAGAAACATCTTCAGGCATTTTTAATCCTCTCTCCTTTATCACTTTATATACACCATGTGCCTGCCTGTCTGTAGAGCATATTATGGCATCTAATTTTTTATATTTTAAAAGCTCTTGAGCTGCCCTCATAGCACTCTCATATGAAAAATCAGCCATTGCTATACTTACATCCATTATATTGTAATTTTTTAAACCGTCCAAAACCCCGTTTCTTCTTGTAACTCCAATAGCAACATCTTTTTCATCTACTGCGATAAATCCTACATTCTTATGTTTTTTTCTTCCTATGTACTCCCCTATTTGCACTCCTGCATTATAATCATCATTAACTATGCTAATACCATCGCTATACTCCTGACCGTAAATAACTATTGGTATATCAAGCTTTTTTAATAACTTTCTATGTTCTTCTGTTATTTCTGTGGCACTTAAAACGATACCATCAACATTAAGCCTCTTTAATTTTTCTATGTATTTTAGTTCCAAAAAAGCTTCATGATTAGTATTCATTATTATAGGCATATAATGTTTTTCTCTGAAAGTTTTCTCAAGACCAGTTAATACCCTAGAACCTACTATAGAATCTAATGCCGGAACTATAATGCCTATCATACGGCTTTGTTTTGCATTCAGTCTTGCAAAAGTATTAGGCTCATAATTATATTTCTTTATTATCTTAGCTATCTTTTCTTTTGTTTCTTTTTTTATATAGCCTCCGTTAAAATATCGTGATACAGTAGTTTTTGTAACCCCTGCTAACTCAGCAATATCTTTCATTGTAATTTTCTTATTTGACCCCTTACCGCTTTTCATTATTATCACCTCTAATACTAATAAATACTATTATATACCAAAAATTTTGAAATTTATCAATTTTTACACGCATTTGCCAAAAATTATAAAGCTGGCAAATAATAAATAACCTTAAATCATACAAAATATGTTTTAATGTAAGATAAATTATTACGTCTAAGCTAATATGCTTACCGATTGCGTACATCATATACTGCTTTACAGAAATAATTCTGCAAATTATCAGATATAAAAATTAATTTTTACTATACAATATATTATATACATTTTATACTAAAATACAAATTTTGAAATTTATACACTATTATACTTGACAAATAGTAAAATAATGTTAAAATCGAAATCAATGTAACCGATAACATATATAAATCATAATAACGGGGTTTTTATTATGGCTATAGATTATAAAAAAACTGCTGAAGAAATAATAAAAGTGGTAAAAAGAGAAAATATTATTTCGGCAGAATGCTGTGCTACAAGATTAAGACTTATAGTAAAAGACAGAGAAAGCATAAAAGATTCTGATGTACAAAAAATAGACGGTGTTAAGGGTGTATTTTTTAATTCAGGTCAATATCAGATAATACTCGGTACTGGTGTAGTTAATAAAGTTTATGATGAAGTTGTAAAATTAGGTATTACAGCTAGCTCTCAGAAAAATGATGATAAAGATGTAAAAAAATCTGATGATAAAAATAAATTCAGAAAATTCATACGTATATTTGCTGATGTATTTGTACCTATAATGCCTGCTATGATAGCAACAGGTTTGTTTTTGGGTCTTAAAGGTGCATTGATTAATGACAGTTTCCTAGGATTATTTAATCTGCAAGTTTCTAATATACCTGTTTCTGTTATGACTTTTATGAGTGTGTTAACAGAGACCACTTTTGCTTTTTTGCCTGCTTTAGTGTGCTGGTCTGCATTTAGGGTATTCGGAGGTTCTCCTATTTTGGGTATATTACTAGGATTAATGCTTGTCTCCCCTGCTTTGCCTAATGCTTATTTAGTTGCAAATCCAGACAGCGGTGTTAAACCTATAATGTTATTCGGATTTATACCTATAGTCGGATATCAAGGAAGTATACTGCCGGCACTTATTGCAGGTATCATAGGTTCAAAACTAGAATTAAAATTAAGAAAAATAATACCAAACATCATTGATATATTGGCTACTCCTTTTTTAACATTGCTTATAATGTTATTATTATCTTTAGCTGTAATAGGACCTATATTTCATATGGTAGAACAATGGATATTAATAGCCATAAACTTCTCATTATCTCTTCCTTTTGGTTTGGGAGGATTGATAATAGGATTTGGAATAATATTTATAGTAGTTACTGGAGTTCACCATATAATGAACTTAATAGAAATATCACTTCTTGCTGCTACAGCATTAAACCCTATTAATCCTCTTTTAAGTGTTGCCAATTTGGCTGCTGGTGCTGCTTGTCTTGCTGTTACATTAAAAACAAGAAGAAAAAGTGTAAAAGCTATGGGTTATGGTGCTGCTTTATCAGCTT from Brachyspira murdochii DSM 12563 encodes the following:
- a CDS encoding LacI family DNA-binding transcriptional regulator; this translates as MKSGKGSNKKITMKDIAELAGVTKTTVSRYFNGGYIKKETKEKIAKIIKKYNYEPNTFARLNAKQSRMIGIIVPALDSIVGSRVLTGLEKTFREKHYMPIIMNTNHEAFLELKYIEKLKRLNVDGIVLSATEITEEHRKLLKKLDIPIVIYGQEYSDGISIVNDDYNAGVQIGEYIGRKKHKNVGFIAVDEKDVAIGVTRRNGVLDGLKNYNIMDVSIAMADFSYESAMRAAQELLKYKKLDAIICSTDRQAHGVYKVIKERGLKMPEDVSVISFGGYEIDEIIEPRLSTIKFDSLNAGICAANTLIDLINKVQVRKVLYINYEFIEGESVR
- a CDS encoding PTS transporter subunit EIIC → MAIDYKKTAEEIIKVVKRENIISAECCATRLRLIVKDRESIKDSDVQKIDGVKGVFFNSGQYQIILGTGVVNKVYDEVVKLGITASSQKNDDKDVKKSDDKNKFRKFIRIFADVFVPIMPAMIATGLFLGLKGALINDSFLGLFNLQVSNIPVSVMTFMSVLTETTFAFLPALVCWSAFRVFGGSPILGILLGLMLVSPALPNAYLVANPDSGVKPIMLFGFIPIVGYQGSILPALIAGIIGSKLELKLRKIIPNIIDILATPFLTLLIMLLLSLAVIGPIFHMVEQWILIAINFSLSLPFGLGGLIIGFGIIFIVVTGVHHIMNLIEISLLAATALNPINPLLSVANLAAGAACLAVTLKTRRKSVKAMGYGAALSAWLGITEPAIFGINIRYGIKPMVCGAIASGITGLIVRLLNLQGTANGVTGIPGILLYIYDTKQLIGYISVAILTIVLSFAITWFFGVPKEYMQEDDE